In Roseisolibacter agri, one genomic interval encodes:
- a CDS encoding PQQ-dependent sugar dehydrogenase, with protein MRWQLSYVVVPCLLLAACADDVPQGGAGPTAPSLQRQSGQGAAVSTANNIGPSPMGAIIPIGLEVVATGLVSPIQLVQPDKIGIRFVVDQIGFVRMIDENDALLPQPFLDVRSRLVTLNPNGDERGLLGLAFHPDFRKNGRFFVFYTAPPRVAGYNNTITIAEYRADVATGSNTNKIMTDEVPRVIPGSERIVLQVDHPQANHNGGTVAFGPDGYLYISIGDGGGRDDDNPLGHVPDWYPDNAGGNGQDITQNLLGNILRIDVDRGAPYAIPQDNPFVGRPGLDEIWAYGFRNPYRFAFDTKHGGTLLVGDAGQELWEEVSVAERGANYGWNVKEGTHCFDAEAPTVVPATCPTVDPTTGEPLRNPVIEFPNSKNPLGGDLGLTVVGGVVYHGEDVHALRDLYVFGSAATQRQPAGSGRLFASEMHGFPLWTIHELRVNGTDPIGYFVKGFGTDRAGEVYVTASRILGPSGTTGTILRITDPIQ; from the coding sequence ATGCGTTGGCAGCTCTCCTACGTCGTCGTCCCCTGTCTGCTTCTCGCCGCCTGCGCCGATGACGTCCCGCAGGGCGGCGCCGGCCCGACCGCGCCCAGCCTGCAGCGTCAGAGCGGCCAGGGCGCGGCAGTGAGCACCGCGAACAACATCGGGCCGAGCCCGATGGGCGCGATCATTCCCATCGGGCTGGAGGTTGTGGCCACCGGGCTCGTCTCGCCCATCCAGCTCGTGCAGCCCGACAAGATCGGGATCCGGTTCGTCGTCGATCAGATCGGGTTCGTCCGCATGATCGACGAGAACGACGCGCTGCTGCCGCAGCCGTTCCTCGACGTGCGCAGCCGCCTCGTGACGCTCAACCCCAACGGCGACGAGCGCGGGCTGCTGGGCCTCGCGTTCCACCCGGACTTCCGGAAGAACGGGCGCTTCTTCGTGTTCTACACGGCGCCGCCGCGCGTCGCGGGCTACAACAACACGATCACGATCGCGGAGTACCGCGCGGACGTCGCCACCGGGTCCAACACGAACAAGATCATGACGGACGAGGTGCCGCGCGTGATCCCGGGCTCGGAGCGCATCGTGCTGCAGGTGGACCACCCGCAGGCGAACCACAACGGCGGCACGGTCGCCTTCGGACCGGACGGCTATCTCTACATCTCGATCGGCGACGGCGGGGGGCGCGACGACGACAACCCGCTCGGCCACGTCCCGGACTGGTATCCCGACAACGCCGGCGGCAACGGCCAGGACATCACGCAGAACCTGCTCGGCAACATCCTGCGCATCGACGTCGACCGCGGCGCGCCGTACGCGATCCCGCAGGACAATCCGTTCGTCGGCCGTCCGGGGCTCGACGAGATCTGGGCCTACGGCTTCCGCAACCCGTACCGCTTCGCGTTCGACACGAAGCACGGTGGGACGCTGCTCGTCGGCGACGCGGGGCAGGAGCTGTGGGAGGAGGTGAGCGTCGCCGAGCGCGGCGCGAACTACGGCTGGAACGTGAAGGAGGGCACGCACTGCTTCGACGCCGAGGCGCCGACGGTGGTGCCGGCCACCTGTCCGACCGTGGATCCCACGACGGGCGAGCCGCTGCGCAACCCGGTGATCGAGTTCCCGAACAGCAAGAACCCGCTCGGCGGCGATCTCGGGCTCACGGTCGTGGGCGGCGTCGTCTACCACGGCGAGGACGTGCACGCGCTGCGCGACCTGTACGTGTTCGGCAGCGCGGCGACGCAGCGCCAGCCCGCCGGGAGCGGGCGGCTCTTCGCCTCCGAGATGCACGGCTTCCCGCTGTGGACCATCCACGAGCTGCGCGTGAACGGCACGGACCCCATCGGCTACTTCGTGAAGGGGTTCGGCACCGACCGCGCGGGCGAGGTCTACGTGACGGCGTCGCGCATCCTCGGGCCCAGCGGCACGACCGGCACCATCCTCCGGATCACGGATCCGATCCAGTGA
- a CDS encoding PIG-L deacetylase family protein, with amino-acid sequence MHTRAVLPALAGLAVLAHGAPAQEAAPPRTILAIGAHAGDMELTTGMLLLKARQQGARVVLLHLTLGEGGNARLAPEAYGAQKRREATAVAGAMGAEVRFGPWKDGELPNDDEARRWVADAIRDVRPTHVVTHWRESIHKDHAATHAVVKDAVLLASLAGVRTAHPPHRGVRSVWYAENWEDADGFRPYVYVDVTGVVPRWREAVSRYEFVGGTIASFSYLDYYTALATVRGAEARKGQAVAFEIDPLGKRRVLDGLP; translated from the coding sequence ATGCACACACGCGCCGTACTCCCTGCCCTCGCGGGCCTCGCCGTGCTCGCGCACGGAGCGCCCGCGCAGGAAGCCGCGCCGCCGCGCACCATCCTCGCCATCGGCGCGCACGCGGGCGACATGGAGCTCACCACGGGCATGCTCCTCCTCAAGGCGCGGCAGCAGGGCGCGCGCGTCGTGCTCCTGCACCTCACCCTCGGCGAGGGCGGGAACGCGCGGCTCGCGCCCGAGGCCTACGGCGCGCAGAAGCGCCGCGAGGCCACCGCCGTGGCCGGGGCGATGGGCGCCGAGGTGCGCTTCGGGCCGTGGAAGGACGGCGAGCTGCCGAATGACGACGAGGCACGCCGCTGGGTGGCGGACGCCATCCGCGACGTGCGCCCGACGCACGTCGTCACGCACTGGCGCGAGAGCATCCACAAGGACCACGCGGCCACGCACGCGGTGGTGAAGGACGCCGTGCTGCTCGCGTCGCTGGCGGGCGTGCGCACCGCGCATCCGCCGCACCGCGGCGTGCGCAGCGTGTGGTACGCCGAGAACTGGGAGGACGCGGACGGGTTCCGGCCGTACGTCTACGTCGACGTCACCGGCGTCGTGCCGCGCTGGCGCGAGGCGGTCTCGCGCTACGAGTTCGTGGGCGGGACGATCGCGTCGTTCTCGTACCTCGACTACTACACCGCGCTCGCCACGGTGCGCGGCGCCGAGGCGCGCAAGGGACAGGCGGTGGCGTTCGAGATCGACCCGCTGGGGAAGAGGCGCGTGCTCGACGGATTGCCCTAG